One window from the genome of Papilio machaon chromosome 6, ilPapMach1.1, whole genome shotgun sequence encodes:
- the LOC106714462 gene encoding dual specificity protein phosphatase 14 yields MKVLTVDDKTVVEDREPTVEIVDNKLTKEELNRGCPLGVSRVTCSVYVCGAHALPGAVRVLRPGLVVNAAPELPPPPDDCAPRYYVPLLDTPNSDMHPYLERVADLINDVVSRGEVVLVHCVAGVSRSVTLCLAYLVKWQRMTLRNAYHHLKLRRPQIRPNTGFFKQLIKFEERLFSEASVKMVYCEAIDKEIPDVYEPDYSGMTWFRQRYGPIENS; encoded by the exons ATGAAGGTTTTAACGGTAGACGATAAAACTGTTGTCGAAGATAGAGAACCAACTGTCGAGATTGTTGATAACAAACTAACTAAGGAGGAATTAAatag AGGATGTCCTCTAGGCGTGTCCCGTGTGACGTGTTCGGTGTACGTGTGCGGTGCGCACGCGCTGCCGGGCGCGGTGCGGGTGCTGCGCCCCGGGTTGGTGGTGAACGCGGCGCCCGagctgccgccgccgcccgacGACTGCGCCCCGCGGTACTACGTGCCATTACTGGACACACCCAACTCAGATATGCATCCGTACTTGGAGAGAGTCGCTGATCTTATCAACGat GTGGTGTCAAGGGGCGAGGTGGTGTTAGTACACTGCGTGGCGGGCGTTTCCCGCTCTGTCACACTTTGCTTGGCTTACCTCGTAAAGTGGCAGCGGATGACGCTCAGGAACGCCTACCACCATCTTAAACTGAGACG ACCACAAATCCGACCGAACACCGGTTTCTTCAAGCAGCTGATTAAATTCGAGGAGCGGCTGTTTAGCGAAGCTTCCGTGAAGATGGTCTACTGCGAGGCGATCGACAAGGAGATCCCCGACGTGTACGAGCCTGATTACAGCGGAATGACATGGTTCAGACAGCGGTACGGACCTATTGAAAACAGTTGA